Proteins from one Gammaproteobacteria bacterium genomic window:
- a CDS encoding DUF86 domain-containing protein, giving the protein RLIHGYLGIDDDTLWSIIQDDLTDLIAELKNIQSPPS; this is encoded by the coding sequence CGTCTTATACACGGATATCTTGGAATTGATGATGATACTTTATGGAGTATTATCCAGGATGACCTTACTGATCTAATTGCTGAGTTGAAAAATATTCAATCTCCCCCGTCTTAG